The following coding sequences lie in one Lemur catta isolate mLemCat1 chromosome 11, mLemCat1.pri, whole genome shotgun sequence genomic window:
- the KIAA0895 gene encoding uncharacterized protein KIAA0895 homolog isoform X1, producing MLESIRVTEKLHWPEQELAKKSILNAEDSLIIDSKRNISHLPPGILKDIFTTGTSSYNVLLQSKEEKKHHSQKESSSTYSKRCRKPSKSPSSSHSKDPCRTKTPVPVTSSGTWYCLERQPAVFVTSSVSSPVKFTHNISVTGNSIVLPPKPKSKVKRRHFSTFPKPKPQLQPQPQPQLSRSFEKGDDFSGKKFCILTAIKPTNLEKEKLRFFKSDYTYNPQFEYANPALPSVLAKHSNASDRFLKQSINIMELTLQKYGSYEKFEQATGGSLLSKPRIWSHVRKYMMKEGCLGEIVVHLTEDLLSRASMTVVNGCPTLTINVSTAREHWLEGMLRHEIGTHYFRGINNLQQPWNSWNGRKKHELKPNNPTEEGLASIHSVLFRKDPFLWRAALLYYTVYRASQMSFCELFKDIGKFVKDPNTRWDYCVRAKRGWTDTSRPGCFSKDQVYLDGILQILRYRDTIDFHLLTALGKVSYEDVDRLKGLAVIENMRVPHFLQDYSRYMEHLQKIMEVNELTDRELKDLI from the exons ATGCTGGAGTCCATTCGCGTGACTG AAAAGCTTCACTGGCCTGAGCAAGAACTTGCTAAGAAGTCTATTCTAAATGCAGAAGATTCATTGATCATTGACAGCAAAAGAAACATTTCCCACTTACCCCCTGGAATACTAAAGGACATTTTCACAACTGGAACCAGTAGTTACAATGTCCTACTACAGAGCAAGGAGGAGAAAAAGCATCATTCACAAAAGGAATCTTCCTCCACCTATTCCAAAAGATGTAGAAAACCCAGCAAATCTCCTAGCTCTTCTCATAGCAAAGATCCTTGCAGGACGAAAACCCCAGTGCCTGTGACAAGCAGTGGTACTTGGTACTGCCTGGAGAGGCAGCCTGCTGTTTTTGTCACTAGTTCAGTGTCAAGTCCTGTAAAGTTTACACATAATATCTCTGTTACAGGGAACAGCATAGTACTGCCGCCTAAACCCAAAAGCAAGGTCAAGCGGCGTCATTTCTCCACATTTCCAAAGCCAAAGCCACAGCTGCaaccccagcctcagcctcagctgtCTAGAAGCTTTGAAAAAGGAGATgacttttctggaaaaaaattttgtatattgactGCTATAAAGCCTACcaacttagagaaagaaaaactgagattCTTCAAATCTGACTATACCTACAATCCTCAATTTGAGTATGCTAATCCTGCTCTGCCAAGTGTGTTAGCCAAGCACAGCAACGCATCTGACCGATTTCTTAAGCAG TCCATCAATATTATGGAACTGACTTTACAGAAATACGGAAGTTATGAAAAATTTGAACAAGCCACTGGTGGTAGCTTACTATCTAAACCTCGAATCTGGAGTCATGTCAGGAAGTACATGATGAAGGAAGGCTGCCTGGGGGAG ATTGTAGTTCACCTCACGGAGGACCTGCTTTCCCGGGCTTCAATGACAGTAGTGAATGGATGTCCAACTCTGACCATCAATGTCTCCACTGCACGTGAGCATTGGCTGGAGGGAATGCTGAGGCATGAGATAG GTACACATTATTTTCGAGGTATTAACAACCTCCAGCAGCCGTGGAACAGTTGGAATGGCCGTAAAAAACATGAGCTAAAGCCAAATAATCCCACAGAGGAAGGCCTGGCAAGTATTCACAGTGTCCTGTTTAGAAAAGACCCCTTTTTATGGAGGGCTGCCCTCCTATACTACACTGTTTATCGAGCCAGCCAGATGTCTTTTTGTGAGCTCTTCAAAGATATTGGCAAGTTTGTCAAGGACCCCAATACAAGATGGGATTATTGTGTACGAGCCAAAAGGGGATGGACTGATACTTCCCGACCAG GGTGTTTTAGTAAAGACCAAGTATACTTGGATGGAATTCTTCAAATCCTCCGATACAGAGATACCATAGACTTTCATCTACTTACCGCTCTGGGAAAG